In a single window of the Limnochorda sp. L945t genome:
- a CDS encoding M20 family metallopeptidase: MGDVPVEALKAHLDRDALLDAARALIRIDTTNPPGNEAPAARWVRERMLELGFRDVQLVEPHPGRASVVGEWGTPGWGATRSLLWNGHLDVVPAGDASAWRYPPFAGVVDGGRLWGRGSADMKGAVAAILEAVAILRRAGLRPAGRLVVQAVADEEMLGPFGTQYLVERFPVRADAAICGEPTGLRPFVAARGLLWVEITTTGRSCHASTPHLGVNAVVKMAAVIQSLHGLRFTARHPLLGSPTLSVGTIAGGSKTNVVPDRCTITLDRRLVPGESPESALAAIEQELRALEASDPDCQARVRVLHHAQPSEVGPDEPIVQAVARVRALLGLQPAPPAGMPGTTDARFLVNQAGIPTVILGPGQLDQAHTVDESVAVAELEQAALLYAGILCDWLGCA, translated from the coding sequence ATGGGAGACGTCCCCGTGGAGGCCCTGAAAGCCCATCTCGATCGGGATGCACTGCTCGACGCGGCCCGCGCGCTCATCCGGATCGACACCACCAACCCTCCGGGCAACGAGGCGCCGGCCGCTCGCTGGGTGCGGGAGCGCATGCTCGAGCTGGGCTTTCGTGACGTGCAGCTCGTCGAGCCTCATCCGGGACGGGCGAGCGTCGTGGGCGAGTGGGGGACGCCCGGCTGGGGGGCGACCCGGAGCCTTCTTTGGAACGGCCACCTCGATGTCGTGCCGGCGGGTGACGCCTCGGCGTGGCGCTACCCGCCTTTCGCGGGAGTAGTGGACGGCGGCCGCCTGTGGGGCCGGGGTAGCGCCGACATGAAAGGGGCCGTGGCGGCCATCTTGGAGGCCGTCGCCATCCTGCGCCGGGCCGGCCTGCGCCCGGCGGGGCGCCTCGTCGTGCAGGCGGTCGCGGACGAAGAGATGCTGGGCCCCTTCGGGACCCAGTACCTCGTGGAGCGCTTCCCCGTGCGCGCGGATGCGGCCATCTGCGGCGAGCCCACCGGTCTGCGGCCGTTCGTGGCGGCCCGAGGCCTCTTGTGGGTGGAGATCACGACCACCGGCCGCAGCTGCCACGCCTCCACGCCGCACCTGGGGGTCAACGCCGTCGTGAAGATGGCGGCGGTCATCCAGAGCCTGCACGGCCTGCGATTCACGGCCCGTCACCCGCTGCTCGGCTCGCCGACGTTGAGCGTCGGCACGATCGCAGGCGGCAGCAAGACCAACGTGGTGCCCGACCGCTGCACCATCACCCTCGACCGGCGACTCGTCCCCGGCGAGTCACCGGAGAGCGCCCTGGCCGCCATCGAGCAGGAGCTGCGGGCGCTCGAGGCGTCGGATCCCGATTGCCAAGCCCGGGTGCGGGTGCTCCACCACGCGCAGCCATCCGAAGTAGGCCCGGACGAGCCCATCGTACAGGCAGTGGCCCGCGTCCGCGCCCTTCTCGGGCTGCAGCCGGCGCCGCCCGCAGGGATGCCGGGCACGACGGACGCCCGCTTCCTCGTCAACCAGGCAGGCATCCCCACGGTGATCCTCGGCCCCGGCCAGCTCGACCAGGCCCACACCGTCGACGAGTCGGTGGCCGTCGCCGAGCTCGAGCAGGCGGCCCTGCTCTACGCCGGCATCCTGTGCGACTGGCTCGGGTGCGCCTGA
- a CDS encoding adenylosuccinate synthase: MAVLAVTGSQWGDEGKGKIAGYLAARADVVARFGGGANAGHTVVLEGREFRLHQVPSGVLFPGCLPLVGNGAVVDPPRLLEELDALRAQGVDVDRLRLSERAHVVMPYHHLLDRLEEQVRGRASIGTTGLGIGPAYTDKAAREGIRLAELVDPDALARRLAEVLPRKNRLLQALYDHEPLQLDALVEQYADYGRRLRPYVGDVAAVLRQSVADDRRILLEGAQGTLLDLDFGTYPFVTSSATTAAGAAWGLGIPPWWVRGSIGVMKAYATRVGHGPFPTEQPNEIGQYLRERGREYGTTTGRPRRCGWLDLVIVRWAVEVGGLTGLAVTLLDVLTGLDEVRIGVAYRVGTQRIERFPARLDVLERSEVEYETLPGWREEVGQCRRYEELPANARRYLERIETLTGVPVHLVSVGRESAQTVERADPFVAAVR; the protein is encoded by the coding sequence CTGGCGGTTACCGGATCGCAGTGGGGAGACGAAGGCAAGGGCAAGATCGCCGGGTACCTGGCTGCCCGGGCCGATGTGGTGGCGAGGTTCGGCGGCGGGGCCAACGCAGGCCACACCGTGGTGCTCGAGGGGCGAGAGTTCCGCTTGCACCAGGTGCCCTCGGGCGTGCTGTTCCCCGGATGCTTGCCGCTGGTGGGCAACGGCGCGGTGGTGGACCCACCGCGCCTGCTCGAGGAGCTGGACGCGCTGCGGGCCCAGGGCGTGGACGTCGACCGGCTGCGCCTCAGCGAACGAGCCCACGTGGTGATGCCCTACCATCACCTGCTCGATCGGCTGGAGGAGCAGGTGCGGGGCCGCGCTTCCATCGGCACGACCGGCCTGGGCATCGGCCCGGCGTACACCGACAAGGCGGCCAGGGAGGGGATCCGCCTCGCGGAGCTCGTCGATCCGGACGCCCTGGCGCGCCGGCTGGCCGAGGTGCTGCCGAGGAAAAACCGGCTGCTCCAGGCGCTTTACGACCACGAGCCTCTGCAGCTGGATGCGCTCGTCGAGCAGTACGCCGACTACGGCAGGCGGCTGCGCCCTTACGTCGGCGACGTGGCGGCCGTGCTGCGACAGAGTGTGGCCGATGACCGGCGGATCCTTCTGGAAGGGGCCCAGGGGACCCTCCTCGACCTGGACTTCGGCACCTATCCGTTCGTCACGTCTTCGGCCACCACGGCGGCCGGGGCGGCGTGGGGGCTCGGCATCCCGCCCTGGTGGGTGCGGGGCTCCATCGGGGTGATGAAGGCCTACGCGACCCGGGTGGGTCACGGGCCTTTCCCGACGGAGCAGCCCAACGAGATCGGCCAGTACCTGCGCGAGCGGGGCCGGGAGTACGGCACCACCACGGGGCGGCCCAGGCGCTGCGGGTGGCTCGACCTCGTCATCGTGCGGTGGGCGGTGGAGGTCGGAGGGCTTACGGGGCTTGCCGTGACGCTCCTGGACGTCCTGACCGGGCTCGACGAGGTGCGGATCGGGGTGGCCTACCGCGTCGGCACGCAGCGGATCGAGCGCTTCCCGGCCCGTCTGGACGTGCTCGAGCGCTCGGAGGTCGAGTACGAGACGCTCCCCGGGTGGCGCGAGGAGGTCGGGCAGTGCCGTCGCTACGAGGAGCTGCCGGCCAACGCCCGGCGCTACCTGGAGAGGATCGAGACGCTCACCGGCGTGCCCGTCCACCTGGTCTCGGTGGGAAGGGAAAGCGCCCAGACCGTGGAGCGGGCCGATCCGTTCGTGGCGGCCGTGCGGTGA